One Candidatus Limnocylindrales bacterium genomic region harbors:
- a CDS encoding site-2 protease family protein produces the protein MHLNPAEFALFVVPFLMAVVFHEWAHGYVAKQLGDNTASIAGRLTLNPLAHIDPVGTLALPAFLMMTGAPFLFGWAKPVPISFHQLRNPRRDMVLVALAGPLMNLALAFASAALLSLIISMVPMAAGPDGGFRIAEPLARMCQNSVMLNVVLAVFNMIPIPPLDGGRVAVGLLPRELAYNVARLEPYGFLIVMVLLATHMLDSILRPVAGAILGVLQALFG, from the coding sequence ATGCACCTGAATCCGGCAGAATTCGCACTGTTCGTCGTACCGTTCCTGATGGCGGTCGTGTTCCACGAGTGGGCGCACGGCTACGTGGCCAAACAGCTCGGAGACAACACCGCATCGATCGCCGGGCGCCTGACGCTCAATCCGCTGGCACACATCGACCCTGTCGGCACGCTCGCGCTTCCGGCCTTCCTGATGATGACCGGCGCACCGTTCCTGTTCGGCTGGGCGAAACCGGTGCCGATCTCGTTCCACCAGCTGCGCAACCCTCGCCGCGACATGGTGCTGGTCGCGCTGGCCGGGCCGCTGATGAACCTCGCGCTCGCATTCGCCAGCGCCGCCTTGCTGTCGCTGATCATTTCCATGGTGCCGATGGCGGCCGGGCCCGACGGCGGATTCCGCATTGCCGAGCCTCTGGCCAGGATGTGCCAGAACAGCGTGATGCTGAATGTCGTGCTGGCGGTGTTCAACATGATCCCGATCCCGCCGCTCGACGGCGGGCGCGTTGCCGTCGGGCTGCTTCCGCGCGAGCTCGCGTACAACGTCGCGCGCCTGGAGCCGTACGGTTTTCTGATCGTCATGGTGCTTCTGGCCACGCACATGCTCGATTCGATTCTCAGGCCCGTCGCCGGTGCCATCCTCGGCGTGCTGCAGGCGCTGTTCGGGTAG
- a CDS encoding N-acetylmuramoyl-L-alanine amidase — MRLALLFRPISFASLCGAALLLVAGGSEAAVVRGVRAIHADGETRIIVETGGELRYRIHASDDGRSVLADIEESTAEDGVPRMLPVADARVDGVIVLVDESSHMVRISVDVAGRIPPRLEASADASHLILSFVDASQPPNPATARAAGASRAMSGASDASMSGSTSSRPRAGTSNGNPPASRASRAAAASDATRLATEPAAPLLARSVHSAPSVPSVMEKPVVVLDPGHGGKDPGASAWTGEYEKDIVLDVAERVARRLRSRGDIDVVMTRSGDEFVELADRRDTSRRWNADVFVSIHANASKSAAARGFETYYRTRSLDSPAANAPADRLVRRLARLENDGQSVRGRSAAKVSRASLRGSALPVADHGEESARLATLVQSELVRQLDLRYEAVRDLGAREGPFFVIGNNAAPSVLVEAAFLTHREEGLRMRSEVYREQIADGVARGIRLFLEEQRSGAASSDNGAAGKPGVL; from the coding sequence GTGCGGCTGGCGCTCCTTTTCCGTCCGATTTCGTTCGCGTCGCTTTGCGGCGCTGCACTGCTGCTGGTCGCCGGCGGCAGCGAGGCCGCCGTCGTGCGCGGCGTTCGCGCGATCCATGCCGACGGCGAAACCCGCATCATCGTCGAGACCGGCGGCGAGCTGCGTTATCGGATTCACGCGAGCGACGACGGCAGGTCGGTGCTCGCCGACATCGAAGAATCGACGGCCGAAGACGGCGTCCCGCGCATGCTTCCGGTTGCGGACGCACGCGTCGACGGCGTGATCGTGCTGGTCGACGAATCCTCGCACATGGTTCGCATCTCGGTCGACGTGGCCGGCCGCATCCCGCCGAGGCTCGAGGCCAGCGCCGACGCGTCGCATCTGATCCTGAGCTTCGTCGATGCTTCGCAGCCGCCGAACCCGGCGACGGCGCGCGCCGCGGGCGCTTCGCGCGCAATGTCGGGTGCATCGGACGCAAGCATGTCTGGTTCGACGTCCTCGAGGCCGCGCGCCGGCACGTCGAACGGAAATCCTCCAGCATCGCGCGCGAGCAGGGCTGCAGCAGCTTCGGACGCGACCAGACTCGCGACAGAGCCGGCTGCGCCGCTGCTCGCGCGCTCGGTCCACTCGGCGCCCTCGGTGCCCTCGGTGATGGAAAAGCCCGTCGTGGTCCTCGATCCGGGCCATGGCGGCAAGGATCCGGGTGCGAGCGCATGGACGGGCGAGTACGAGAAAGACATCGTGCTCGACGTCGCCGAGCGCGTTGCGCGAAGGCTTCGCAGCCGCGGCGACATCGATGTCGTCATGACACGCAGCGGCGACGAGTTCGTCGAGCTCGCTGACCGGCGCGACACGTCGCGACGCTGGAACGCCGACGTTTTCGTGTCGATCCACGCGAACGCCAGCAAAAGCGCCGCGGCGCGCGGTTTCGAGACGTACTATCGCACCCGGTCACTCGACAGCCCGGCGGCCAACGCGCCGGCTGACCGACTGGTCCGGCGGCTTGCGCGGCTCGAGAACGACGGTCAATCGGTGCGTGGGCGTTCGGCAGCCAAGGTCTCGCGTGCGTCGCTGCGCGGTTCGGCGTTGCCGGTCGCGGATCATGGCGAGGAGTCGGCGCGGCTTGCGACGCTGGTGCAAAGCGAATTGGTGCGCCAGCTGGATCTGCGGTATGAGGCCGTTCGCGATCTCGGCGCAAGAGAAGGGCCTTTTTTCGTCATTGGCAACAATGCGGCCCCGAGTGTGCTCGTCGAGGCCGCGTTTCTCACCCATCGTGAAGAAGGTTTACGCATGCGATCCGAGGTCTACCGCGAACAGATCGCCGACGGCGTCGCTCGCGGCATCCGCCTGTTTCTCGAAGAGCAGCGAAGCGGCGCAGCGAGCAGCGACAACGGAGCGGCGGGAAAACCCGGCGTGCTCTGA
- the glnD gene encoding [protein-PII] uridylyltransferase, translating into MTTGAPPGPSRSIILPAPGSVSGKLSDIARDYFEAVRDELETAHWAGASGTDTALRFAACLDNLIRFLFDAAIERYGRRYARTRQHCAVFALGGYGRREQCPQSDVDLLVLHSGSVTPFVETVTESLLYSLWDARLQVGHAVRNAQECVSLAAGDLTIKTALLDGRFLCGSPELAGEYESIVRKKLATSDVEVFVAAKIAETRGRHARHGGSVFILEPNVKEGQGGLRDLNHALWIARVKADASDLEALFDREIVTAREYEELVAAREFLFRTRAALHFHTKSKTEQLTFERQDAIGARFGYPAEGNNSVGDMYMRDYYHHAAVMWRTTDDIIDRLLSPPERTGLLERLVKQRALRPGVTVVGDRLQIEEKAIDGDPLNLIAVFADCQRFDLRLSSRSRELLRQKVDLITPEVAASKAAVDLFFDILRAKDGVYRTLAQMNRLGVLGKLIPEFGRLFCMVQHDYYHVYTVDEHSLIGIRELESLRQGELQQKSPFLTQTMRDCDRPELLFLAMMFHDVGKGYGGDHDERGAQMVREIAERLYMHEDDRDTLEFLVRNHLLMSMLAQTRDIDDPNLVLDFVRDVGTAENLTLLYLLTFADMRAVGPVIWTSWKDHLLAELYRRAVEVFETGVVSEADMESRAERTRLRLLARTAGTSEHARLQDFLAALPTSYFLGNPDEKIIDHWRLYESVGKSIFRHGVEHFPERGFTEFTICARDRIGLFRDMVGALSSHGLNILSVRLVTTSTGWALDVFRIEHNEAEVDVASVDVWAGVAATLERIFAGEVDASSIVREVLLSRTRRIGDRSAARRSATRVEIDNRLSREFTVIDVYASDRPGLLFLVADAIFRLGLDIHLAKISTHLTAVLDVFYVTDSNRSKIEDSVRLDEIRAAIADALDRDDVPAPVPAASAVAVRVF; encoded by the coding sequence ATGACCACCGGTGCGCCTCCGGGCCCGTCGAGGTCGATCATCCTTCCCGCGCCCGGAAGCGTCTCGGGCAAACTCTCCGACATCGCGCGCGATTACTTCGAAGCCGTGCGCGACGAGCTCGAAACCGCCCACTGGGCGGGCGCGAGCGGCACCGACACTGCGTTGCGCTTCGCGGCGTGCCTCGACAACCTGATCCGGTTCCTTTTCGACGCCGCGATCGAGCGCTACGGCCGGCGCTATGCGCGCACCCGCCAGCATTGCGCGGTGTTCGCGCTCGGCGGCTACGGGCGCCGCGAGCAGTGCCCTCAATCGGACGTCGACCTGCTGGTCCTGCATTCGGGATCGGTCACGCCGTTCGTCGAAACCGTGACCGAGTCGCTTCTGTACAGCCTGTGGGATGCGCGCCTGCAGGTCGGGCACGCCGTACGCAACGCGCAGGAATGCGTGAGCCTTGCGGCCGGCGACCTTACGATCAAGACCGCGCTGCTCGACGGACGCTTCCTGTGCGGAAGCCCGGAGCTGGCGGGCGAATACGAAAGCATCGTGCGAAAGAAGCTCGCGACCAGCGACGTCGAGGTCTTCGTCGCCGCCAAGATCGCCGAGACGCGGGGCAGGCACGCCAGGCACGGCGGTTCGGTGTTCATCCTCGAGCCGAACGTCAAGGAAGGGCAGGGCGGGCTTCGCGATCTCAACCACGCGCTGTGGATCGCGCGCGTCAAGGCTGACGCTTCCGATCTCGAAGCCCTGTTCGACCGCGAGATCGTCACTGCCCGCGAATACGAAGAGCTGGTAGCTGCACGCGAGTTCCTGTTCCGCACGCGCGCGGCGCTGCATTTCCATACCAAGAGCAAGACCGAGCAGCTCACGTTCGAGCGCCAGGACGCGATCGGCGCGCGCTTCGGTTATCCGGCCGAAGGCAACAACTCGGTCGGCGACATGTACATGCGCGACTACTACCACCACGCTGCGGTGATGTGGCGAACGACCGACGACATCATCGACCGGCTGCTGTCGCCGCCGGAGCGGACGGGCCTTCTCGAGCGGCTCGTCAAGCAGCGCGCGCTCCGGCCCGGCGTCACGGTCGTCGGCGACCGGTTGCAGATCGAGGAAAAAGCGATCGACGGTGATCCGCTCAACCTGATCGCGGTATTCGCCGATTGCCAGAGATTCGACCTGCGGCTGTCGTCGAGATCGCGCGAGCTCCTGCGCCAGAAGGTCGACCTGATCACGCCGGAGGTCGCCGCGAGCAAGGCTGCGGTCGACCTGTTCTTCGACATCCTGCGCGCGAAAGACGGCGTCTACCGGACGCTCGCGCAGATGAATCGGCTCGGAGTGCTCGGCAAGCTCATTCCCGAGTTCGGCCGCCTGTTCTGCATGGTGCAGCACGATTACTACCACGTGTACACGGTCGACGAGCATTCGCTGATCGGCATTCGCGAGCTCGAATCGCTGCGCCAGGGCGAGCTCCAGCAGAAGAGCCCGTTCCTCACGCAGACCATGCGCGACTGCGATCGCCCGGAGCTCCTGTTTCTCGCGATGATGTTTCACGACGTCGGCAAGGGCTACGGCGGCGACCACGACGAGCGCGGCGCCCAGATGGTGCGCGAGATCGCCGAGCGCCTGTACATGCACGAGGACGATCGCGACACCCTCGAATTCCTCGTGCGCAACCACCTGCTGATGTCGATGCTCGCGCAGACCCGCGACATCGACGATCCGAACCTCGTCCTCGATTTCGTCCGCGACGTCGGCACGGCCGAAAACCTCACGCTGCTCTACCTGCTGACGTTTGCGGACATGCGTGCCGTCGGGCCCGTGATCTGGACCAGCTGGAAGGATCACCTGCTGGCGGAGCTATACCGGCGCGCGGTCGAAGTGTTCGAAACCGGTGTCGTAAGCGAAGCGGACATGGAAAGCCGCGCCGAACGGACCCGGCTTCGTCTGCTCGCGCGCACCGCCGGCACGTCCGAGCACGCGCGGCTGCAGGACTTCCTCGCCGCACTGCCCACTTCGTACTTCCTCGGCAATCCGGACGAGAAGATCATCGATCACTGGCGGCTTTACGAGTCGGTCGGAAAGTCGATCTTCCGCCACGGCGTCGAACATTTCCCCGAGCGCGGATTCACCGAGTTCACGATCTGCGCGCGCGACCGCATCGGGCTGTTCCGCGACATGGTCGGCGCACTTTCCTCGCACGGGCTCAACATCCTGTCGGTGCGGCTCGTGACGACGTCGACCGGCTGGGCGCTCGACGTGTTCCGCATCGAGCACAACGAAGCCGAGGTCGATGTCGCCTCGGTCGACGTCTGGGCGGGCGTTGCCGCGACCCTCGAGCGCATCTTCGCCGGCGAGGTCGACGCGTCGAGCATCGTGCGCGAGGTGTTGCTCAGCCGTACCCGGCGCATCGGCGATCGCAGTGCCGCGCGCCGTTCGGCGACCCGCGTCGAGATCGACAACCGGCTCTCGCGCGAATTCACCGTGATCGACGTGTACGCGAGCGACCGGCCGGGGCTTTTGTTCCTGGTCGCCGACGCGATTTTCCGCCTCGGCCTCGACATCCATCTGGCGAAGATCTCGACGCACCTTACCGCCGTGCTCGATGTCTTCTACGTGACCGACTCCAATCGTTCGAAGATCGAAGATTCGGTTCGGCTCGACGAAATCCGTGCCGCGATCGCCGATGCGCTCGATCGCGACGACGTGCCCGCGCCGGTGCCGGCGGCTTCCGCCGTCGCGGTTCGCGTCTTCTGA
- the scpB gene encoding SMC-Scp complex subunit ScpB: MSNDEPREDLPADETAGTASGTWPVDRLRPVIEALVFAAGDPLPAKKMVEFVEGATIEEVKATLAELATEYLTRGIRLIEVAGGWQLRTAPEHQRYVRKLFRERPQRLTRAATETIAIVAYKQPVTRQEIETVRGVDSGGVLESLVEKRLAKVIGRKDVPGRPLVYATTQEFLELFGLRNIRELPTLPELGSDFERMSEQGGFTENEPGEILPLDSADSGSAEIEERSQEDADQAGQDDHHEKADENEDEDGDDKG, from the coding sequence GTGAGCAATGACGAACCACGCGAAGATCTTCCGGCGGACGAGACCGCCGGCACGGCATCCGGCACGTGGCCCGTCGATCGGTTGCGGCCGGTCATCGAGGCACTCGTGTTCGCAGCCGGAGATCCGCTGCCGGCAAAGAAGATGGTCGAATTCGTCGAAGGCGCGACCATCGAAGAGGTCAAGGCCACGCTTGCCGAGCTGGCCACCGAATATCTCACGCGCGGGATCCGGCTCATCGAAGTCGCCGGCGGCTGGCAGCTTCGGACTGCGCCCGAGCACCAGCGCTACGTGCGCAAGCTGTTCCGCGAGCGGCCGCAGCGACTGACGCGTGCTGCTACCGAAACGATAGCGATCGTCGCGTACAAGCAGCCGGTGACGCGCCAGGAAATCGAAACCGTGCGTGGTGTCGACAGCGGCGGCGTGCTCGAATCGCTGGTCGAAAAGAGGCTCGCCAAGGTGATCGGCCGCAAGGACGTTCCGGGCCGGCCGCTGGTTTACGCGACCACCCAGGAATTTCTCGAGCTGTTCGGCCTGCGCAACATCCGCGAGCTGCCGACCTTGCCCGAGCTCGGCAGCGACTTCGAGCGCATGTCCGAGCAGGGCGGGTTCACCGAGAACGAACCGGGCGAGATCCTGCCGCTCGACAGCGCCGATAGCGGTAGCGCCGAAATCGAAGAGCGAAGCCAGGAAGACGCCGATCAGGCCGGGCAAGACGACCATCATGAAAAAGCCGACGAAAACGAAGACGAAGACGGAGACGACAAAGGCTGA
- the xerD gene encoding site-specific tyrosine recombinase XerD, whose translation MAESVLARLVDDYLDHLSTEKGLSGNSVDAYAIDLRRFLTAMRARHRATAASVERADLVCFLEQLETEGLAPSSRARTLSAVRGFFKHLVREGELEASPVLDLRPGRRSRPMPKVLSIDEIVALLGAAAAGDILASRDRAMLELIYGCGLRVTEAVELAASGLHLDQGYLTVIGKGSKERAVPIGSKAMAALREYMASDRGLLDPSGRSRALFLGRRGKKLTRQGFWKRLRTLAAKAGLPDLSPHVLRHSFATHLVEGGADLRSVQLMLGHADITTTQIYTHVAAGRLSEVHRKHHPRSRMKVSREGVGGKGPPR comes from the coding sequence ATGGCGGAATCTGTCCTGGCCAGGCTCGTGGACGACTACCTCGACCACCTCTCGACCGAAAAAGGCCTCTCCGGAAATTCGGTCGACGCGTACGCGATCGACCTGCGGCGTTTTCTGACGGCGATGCGTGCAAGGCATCGCGCGACGGCGGCGAGCGTCGAGCGCGCCGACCTCGTGTGTTTCCTGGAACAGCTCGAAACCGAAGGGCTCGCACCTTCCTCGCGCGCGCGCACGCTGTCGGCGGTGCGCGGATTCTTCAAGCATCTCGTTCGCGAGGGAGAGCTCGAGGCATCGCCGGTGCTCGACCTGCGCCCCGGGCGCCGCAGCCGGCCGATGCCGAAGGTGCTTTCGATCGATGAAATCGTCGCGCTGCTCGGCGCGGCTGCCGCCGGCGACATCCTCGCGTCGCGCGACCGGGCGATGCTCGAGCTGATCTACGGGTGCGGTCTGCGCGTGACCGAGGCCGTCGAGCTCGCGGCTTCCGGCCTTCATCTGGACCAGGGCTACCTGACCGTGATCGGCAAGGGATCCAAGGAGCGGGCGGTGCCGATCGGCAGCAAGGCGATGGCGGCGCTGCGCGAATACATGGCGAGCGATCGCGGCCTGCTCGACCCGTCGGGCCGCTCGCGCGCGCTGTTTCTCGGCCGCCGCGGCAAGAAGCTGACGAGACAGGGCTTCTGGAAGCGGCTGCGGACCCTGGCCGCCAAAGCCGGGCTTCCCGACCTGTCGCCGCACGTACTGCGGCACTCGTTTGCCACGCATCTCGTCGAAGGCGGTGCCGACCTGCGCTCGGTGCAGCTGATGCTCGGGCACGCCGACATCACGACGACGCAGATCTACACGCATGTTGCCGCCGGGCGTCTCTCGGAGGTTCATCGCAAGCACCATCCGCGTTCGCGGATGAAAGTTTCGCGTGAAGGTGTCGGAGGCAAAGGCCCGCCACGCTGA
- a CDS encoding segregation/condensation protein A, producing the protein MATPAYTVRLDAFEGPLDLLLHLVRSNELDIYHLPIAQITDQYVAYINMFEELSLDVAGEYLLMAASLMYMKSRLLLPRDDEDDEEEDEEVADLVRQLAEYQRFREASEVLRDRLLLDRDVFRRSPTVPDGEAEEVPLRQLDMADLFEALRRVLAKSAARRPHTVSREEFSVSDAARSMVNRLKAEERIEFQELFADDVPRGLVIATFLALLEMVKNQVIRAEQEGRFGPIWLRLVDQNVDETIANLTEMYGPQTSAAEALERAEGETFGESGETPGESGESPGAQNEADDEDGVSS; encoded by the coding sequence ATGGCGACTCCGGCTTACACCGTGCGCCTCGATGCGTTCGAAGGGCCGCTCGACCTGCTGCTGCACCTGGTGCGTTCGAACGAGCTCGACATCTATCATCTGCCGATCGCGCAGATCACCGACCAGTACGTTGCGTACATCAACATGTTCGAGGAGCTCAGCCTCGACGTTGCCGGCGAATACCTGCTGATGGCCGCGTCGCTGATGTACATGAAATCGCGCCTGCTGCTGCCGCGCGACGACGAGGACGACGAAGAGGAAGACGAAGAAGTCGCCGATCTCGTCCGCCAGCTCGCCGAGTATCAGCGCTTTCGCGAGGCGAGCGAAGTGCTTCGCGATCGCCTGCTGCTCGATCGCGACGTGTTCCGCCGCTCGCCGACGGTGCCGGACGGCGAGGCCGAAGAAGTGCCGCTGCGCCAGCTCGACATGGCGGATCTGTTCGAAGCGCTCCGGCGCGTGCTCGCCAAGTCGGCTGCCCGCAGGCCGCATACGGTTTCGCGCGAGGAGTTCAGCGTTTCGGATGCTGCGCGGTCCATGGTGAACCGCCTCAAGGCCGAAGAGCGGATCGAGTTTCAGGAGCTGTTCGCCGACGACGTCCCGCGCGGGCTCGTCATTGCGACATTTCTTGCGCTGCTCGAGATGGTCAAGAACCAGGTAATCCGCGCCGAGCAGGAAGGACGCTTCGGTCCGATCTGGCTCAGGCTCGTCGACCAGAACGTCGACGAGACCATCGCGAACCTGACCGAGATGTACGGGCCGCAGACGAGCGCGGCCGAAGCGCTGGAACGGGCCGAGGGCGAAACGTTTGGTGAATCCGGCGAAACGCCTGGTGAATCCGGCGAATCGCCTGGCGCGCAGAACGAAGCGGACGACGAGGATGGGGTTTCATCGTGA
- a CDS encoding pseudouridine synthase, which produces MKKPTKTKTKTETTKAEGTRLHVLIARAGECSRRDAERLIAAGEVQVNGKVVTEAGARAREGVDHVRVSGRLLHGAAKHRYYAYHKPDGCVSTLRDPEGRFCIGDVVRALAVPGLYPVGRLDFHTSGLLLLTNDGELAQLLTHPKFHVEKRYAVKVSPRPSREAIEALRAGVRLRGVTTAPAYVREMRHAGGKSWIDVRIREGRNQQIRRMFEAVGARVEKLRREAIGPLELGKLEVGDVRTLSSAEVKLLKEAATATEKERPSSRTPRPRTNRRSA; this is translated from the coding sequence ATGAAAAAGCCGACGAAAACGAAGACGAAGACGGAGACGACAAAGGCTGAAGGGACCCGGCTTCATGTGCTGATCGCGCGCGCGGGTGAATGCTCGCGTCGCGATGCGGAGCGGCTGATCGCCGCCGGCGAAGTCCAGGTCAACGGAAAAGTCGTCACCGAAGCGGGTGCGCGTGCGCGCGAAGGCGTCGATCACGTGCGCGTCTCCGGTCGCCTGCTGCACGGAGCGGCGAAGCATCGTTACTACGCGTACCACAAGCCCGACGGATGCGTGTCGACTCTGCGCGATCCGGAAGGGCGCTTCTGCATCGGGGACGTCGTTCGCGCACTTGCCGTTCCCGGGCTCTATCCGGTCGGACGGCTCGATTTCCACACCTCGGGATTGCTGCTGCTGACCAACGACGGAGAGCTCGCGCAGCTTCTGACGCACCCGAAGTTTCACGTCGAGAAACGTTACGCCGTAAAAGTCAGTCCGAGGCCGTCACGCGAAGCGATCGAAGCGCTTCGCGCGGGCGTGCGGCTGCGCGGTGTGACCACGGCGCCGGCGTATGTTCGCGAAATGCGGCATGCCGGCGGCAAGAGCTGGATCGACGTGCGCATCCGGGAGGGTCGCAACCAGCAGATCCGCCGCATGTTCGAAGCCGTTGGAGCGAGGGTCGAGAAGCTCAGGCGCGAGGCGATCGGACCTCTCGAGCTTGGCAAGCTCGAAGTCGGAGACGTGCGAACGCTCTCTTCCGCAGAAGTGAAATTGCTCAAGGAGGCCGCGACCGCGACGGAAAAAGAGCGGCCGTCGAGCCGAACGCCGCGGCCTCGAACGAACCGTCGCAGCGCCTGA
- the trpS gene encoding tryptophan--tRNA ligase, translating to MSGTRPTGALHLGHLNGALKNWVRLQEAGNCYFFVADWHALTTDYADPSGIRESTNAMILDWLAVGLDPARSVIFRQSRVREHAELHLLFSMIIPVPWLERVPTYKEQQEQLSGRDLSTYGFLGYPLLQAADILLYKATSVPVGEDQLPHVELTREVARRFNRLFGDVFPEPKGLVVAAARVPGTDGRKMSKSYGNAVALTDDADTIYNKLVRMVTDPRRQRRTDPGDPKDCPAFRLHEIYCTDDERAELTIGCRTASIGCVDCKKVMIRAVQQELAPIQERRRTLEGTRNVVADALAEGERRATETAETTMTEVRSRMGL from the coding sequence GTGTCGGGAACGCGTCCGACCGGTGCGCTGCATCTCGGGCATCTCAACGGCGCGCTCAAGAACTGGGTGCGTCTGCAGGAAGCCGGCAACTGTTACTTCTTCGTTGCCGACTGGCACGCTCTGACCACCGACTACGCCGATCCGTCGGGCATACGCGAAAGCACCAACGCGATGATCCTCGACTGGCTTGCGGTCGGGCTCGATCCGGCGAGGTCGGTGATCTTCCGGCAGTCGCGCGTCCGCGAGCACGCCGAGCTGCATCTGCTGTTCTCGATGATCATTCCCGTGCCGTGGCTCGAGCGCGTGCCCACCTACAAAGAGCAGCAGGAGCAGCTGTCGGGCCGCGACCTTTCGACGTACGGATTTCTCGGTTACCCGCTGCTGCAGGCCGCCGACATCCTTCTGTACAAGGCGACTTCGGTCCCGGTCGGAGAGGACCAGCTTCCGCACGTCGAGCTCACGCGCGAGGTCGCGCGCCGCTTCAACCGCCTGTTCGGCGATGTTTTTCCGGAGCCGAAAGGGCTGGTCGTCGCCGCCGCGCGGGTGCCGGGCACTGACGGCCGCAAGATGAGCAAGAGCTACGGCAATGCCGTGGCGCTCACGGATGACGCCGACACGATCTATAACAAGCTCGTGCGCATGGTCACCGACCCGCGGCGCCAGCGCCGCACCGACCCCGGCGATCCGAAGGACTGCCCCGCGTTCCGCCTGCACGAGATCTATTGCACCGACGACGAGCGTGCCGAGCTGACGATCGGCTGCCGGACTGCGTCGATCGGATGCGTCGACTGCAAGAAGGTGATGATCCGCGCCGTGCAGCAGGAGCTCGCGCCGATCCAGGAGCGGCGGCGCACGCTCGAAGGCACGCGCAACGTGGTCGCCGACGCCCTTGCGGAAGGCGAAAGGCGCGCGACCGAAACTGCCGAGACGACGATGACCGAGGTTCGCTCCAGGATGGGCCTGTAA
- a CDS encoding DUF1329 domain-containing protein: MKATRATWLALGAVAFAASALPMTVLADTPAPGTVIDRSNLDKYKELFGPAMIWSIERGVKINVGPYQKIEQPAPVKEATEKYSGQVKLGADKIHVENYVAGLPFPAIADGDPDKAVKHMFNYEAAIEIDDLDLRNFDCDTGAVGKNGDPVKVERHFLIDHFRRLYFTGRLEVDPKPAMEPNRDGVRYKESLYPLIEPFDLKGTGFTYNRYLDNSKQDDSWLYLPQLRRVRRLSSAQRSDALFGQDTDQDSYGGYAGNIAWMDWKYLGEKTVLSSMHGKKMPVQWGEPSGDFMHADVWEPRKVWIIEGISKLPQYAYSKRVMYLDQESYFIAYSDIYDTAGELWKMWVNEFKISKKPRDEAAYESKYERRFFPSITMIDMQLEHATYCSLPSSRFPGEQGWYINVGDKEGTVEAQFELSAIIAAGR, encoded by the coding sequence ATGAAAGCGACCCGCGCGACATGGTTGGCGCTCGGTGCAGTGGCCTTTGCCGCGTCGGCTTTGCCGATGACCGTGTTGGCAGACACCCCCGCGCCAGGAACGGTCATCGACCGCTCCAACCTGGACAAGTACAAGGAGCTCTTCGGTCCGGCCATGATCTGGTCGATCGAACGCGGCGTGAAGATCAACGTCGGCCCGTACCAGAAGATCGAGCAGCCGGCTCCCGTCAAGGAAGCGACCGAAAAGTATTCGGGTCAGGTCAAGCTCGGCGCCGACAAGATCCATGTCGAGAATTACGTGGCCGGCCTTCCGTTCCCGGCCATCGCCGACGGCGACCCCGACAAAGCCGTCAAGCACATGTTCAACTACGAGGCCGCGATCGAGATCGACGACCTCGACCTCAGAAACTTCGACTGCGACACCGGTGCCGTCGGCAAGAACGGCGACCCGGTCAAGGTCGAGCGCCACTTCCTGATCGATCACTTCCGGCGCCTGTATTTTACCGGTCGTCTCGAAGTCGACCCGAAGCCGGCGATGGAGCCGAACCGCGATGGCGTGCGTTACAAGGAATCGCTCTATCCTCTGATCGAGCCGTTCGATCTGAAGGGCACGGGTTTTACGTACAACCGCTACCTCGACAACTCGAAGCAGGACGACAGCTGGCTCTATCTGCCTCAGCTCCGTCGCGTGCGTCGTCTGTCTTCCGCGCAGCGCTCGGACGCGCTGTTCGGACAGGACACGGACCAGGACAGCTACGGCGGCTACGCGGGCAACATCGCGTGGATGGACTGGAAGTATCTCGGCGAGAAGACGGTGCTGTCGTCGATGCACGGCAAGAAGATGCCGGTCCAGTGGGGCGAGCCGTCGGGCGACTTCATGCACGCCGACGTGTGGGAGCCGCGCAAGGTCTGGATCATCGAAGGTATCTCCAAGCTGCCGCAGTACGCGTACTCGAAGCGCGTGATGTATCTGGACCAGGAGAGCTACTTCATCGCATACTCCGACATCTACGATACCGCCGGCGAGCTCTGGAAGATGTGGGTCAACGAGTTCAAGATTTCGAAGAAGCCGCGTGACGAGGCTGCGTACGAGAGCAAGTACGAGCGGCGCTTCTTCCCGTCGATCACGATGATCGACATGCAGCTCGAGCACGCGACATACTGTTCGCTGCCCAGCAGCCGGTTCCCCGGCGAGCAGGGCTGGTACATCAACGTCGGCG